A genomic segment from Bombus affinis isolate iyBomAffi1 chromosome 13, iyBomAffi1.2, whole genome shotgun sequence encodes:
- the LOC126923221 gene encoding cystathionine beta-synthase isoform X2 — MVQDAEEKGLLKPGYTIIEPTSGNTGIGLAMVAAVRGYRCIIVMPEKMSDEKVSTLRALGAEIVRTPTEASWDSPEAHISVAQKLQTEIPNSIILDQYTNPANPLVHYDQTATEIWKQCEGKLDYVVAGAGTGGTVSGIARKLKELSPDIKIIAVNPKGSILDPESQDSEVCFYEVEGIGYDFVPTVLDRNVIDKWVNTEDYESLNAARMLIREEGLLCGGSSGSALIAALKIAKDIPEGKRIVIVLPDGIRNYLTKFVSDHWMEARGFLQATCQIETNKWWWNMKVSNLSFDKQPLLKENTVTCQEAIQMIKNTDIQLLLISDNDIHIKGVISLNRILSNIISGAVNYTDFVEKTMIKQYVKVKYSASLGYLSRILEKEPYAVILDDERDDAFVGVINQFHILNFITKNNGYNI, encoded by the exons ATGGTGCAGGATGCAGAAGAGAAAGGCTTGCTAAAGCCAGGATATACCATCATCGAGCCTACAAGTGGTAATACTGGAATTGGTTTAGCGATGGTTGCTGCAGTTAGGGGATATAGATGCATTATTGTTATGCCAGAAAAAATGTCTGATGAGAAAGTGTCAACACTTCGTGCACTTGGTGCTGAAATTGTTCGAACCCCAACAGAAGCAAGTTGGGATAGTCCAGAGGCTCATATCAGCGTTGCACAAAAATTACAAACAGAGATACCAAATAGCATTATTCTTGATCAG TATACCAATCCAGCAAATCCATTGGTTCATTATGATCAAACTGCAACTGAAATTTGGAAGCAATGCGAGGGGAAATTAGATTATGTAGTAGCTGGTGCAGGCACTGGTGGTACTGTTTCAGGTATTGCGCGAAAACTGAAAGAATTATCACCAGATATAAAAATCATTGCCGTAAATCCCAAAGGAAGTATTTTAGATCCTGAATCGCAAGATTCAGAAGTTTGCTTTTACGAAGTAGAAGGAATTGG CTATGATTTTGTACCTACAGTGTTAGATCGTAACGTAATCGATAAATGGGTAAATACCGAGGATTACGAATCATTAAATGCTGCTAGAATGCTTATACGTGAAGAAGGTTTACTATGTGGTGGTAGCAGCGGCTCTGCGCTTATAGCTGCCCTAAAGATAGCTAAAGATATTCCCGAAGGAAAACGTATAGTTATTGTTTTACCCGATGGAATACGAAATTATTTAACTAAATTTGTATCCGACCACTGGATGGAAGCTAGAGGATTTTTG CAAGCTACATGTCAAATTGAAACAAATAAGTGGTGGTGGAATATGAAAGTTTCAAATTTATCTTTTGATAAACAACCTTTGTTGAAGGAAAATACAGTAACATGTCAAGAAGCTAttcaaatgattaaaaatacagATATACAACTACTGCTTATTAGCGATaatgatatacatataaaagGTGTTATTAGTTTGAATAGAATTTTATCGAACATAATATCTGGTGCAGTAAACTATACAGACTTTGTAGAAAAGACTATGATTAAACAATATGTTAAAGTTAAGTATTCAGCATCTCTTGGATATTTATCACGGATTCTTGAAAAAGAACCGTATGCGGTAATTTTAGATGATGAACGCGATGATGCTTTTGTTGGAGTCATAAACCAATTtcatattttgaattttattactaaaaataatGGATACAACATCTAA
- the LOC126923221 gene encoding cystathionine beta-synthase isoform X1, translating into MEFKKPNRSSSCTWKLNATNSPHTCRMENGDRTKILPDILTTIGQTPLIKLNNIPKSCGIKCEIYVKCEFLNPGGSVKDRIAYRMVQDAEEKGLLKPGYTIIEPTSGNTGIGLAMVAAVRGYRCIIVMPEKMSDEKVSTLRALGAEIVRTPTEASWDSPEAHISVAQKLQTEIPNSIILDQYTNPANPLVHYDQTATEIWKQCEGKLDYVVAGAGTGGTVSGIARKLKELSPDIKIIAVNPKGSILDPESQDSEVCFYEVEGIGYDFVPTVLDRNVIDKWVNTEDYESLNAARMLIREEGLLCGGSSGSALIAALKIAKDIPEGKRIVIVLPDGIRNYLTKFVSDHWMEARGFLQATCQIETNKWWWNMKVSNLSFDKQPLLKENTVTCQEAIQMIKNTDIQLLLISDNDIHIKGVISLNRILSNIISGAVNYTDFVEKTMIKQYVKVKYSASLGYLSRILEKEPYAVILDDERDDAFVGVINQFHILNFITKNNGYNI; encoded by the exons ATGGAATTTAAGAAGCCTAATCGATCTAGTAGCTGCACGTGGAAGTTAAACGCAACAAATTCACCACATACATGTAGAATGGA aaatgGCGACCGTACCAAGATACTTCCTGATATTTTAACTACTATTGGACAAACTCcacttataaaattaaataacatcCCAAAATCTTGTGGGattaaatgtgaaatat ATGTAAAATGTGAATTTCTTAATCCTGGTGGTTCTGTGAAAGACAGAATCGCATATAGGATGGTGCAGGATGCAGAAGAGAAAGGCTTGCTAAAGCCAGGATATACCATCATCGAGCCTACAAGTGGTAATACTGGAATTGGTTTAGCGATGGTTGCTGCAGTTAGGGGATATAGATGCATTATTGTTATGCCAGAAAAAATGTCTGATGAGAAAGTGTCAACACTTCGTGCACTTGGTGCTGAAATTGTTCGAACCCCAACAGAAGCAAGTTGGGATAGTCCAGAGGCTCATATCAGCGTTGCACAAAAATTACAAACAGAGATACCAAATAGCATTATTCTTGATCAG TATACCAATCCAGCAAATCCATTGGTTCATTATGATCAAACTGCAACTGAAATTTGGAAGCAATGCGAGGGGAAATTAGATTATGTAGTAGCTGGTGCAGGCACTGGTGGTACTGTTTCAGGTATTGCGCGAAAACTGAAAGAATTATCACCAGATATAAAAATCATTGCCGTAAATCCCAAAGGAAGTATTTTAGATCCTGAATCGCAAGATTCAGAAGTTTGCTTTTACGAAGTAGAAGGAATTGG CTATGATTTTGTACCTACAGTGTTAGATCGTAACGTAATCGATAAATGGGTAAATACCGAGGATTACGAATCATTAAATGCTGCTAGAATGCTTATACGTGAAGAAGGTTTACTATGTGGTGGTAGCAGCGGCTCTGCGCTTATAGCTGCCCTAAAGATAGCTAAAGATATTCCCGAAGGAAAACGTATAGTTATTGTTTTACCCGATGGAATACGAAATTATTTAACTAAATTTGTATCCGACCACTGGATGGAAGCTAGAGGATTTTTG CAAGCTACATGTCAAATTGAAACAAATAAGTGGTGGTGGAATATGAAAGTTTCAAATTTATCTTTTGATAAACAACCTTTGTTGAAGGAAAATACAGTAACATGTCAAGAAGCTAttcaaatgattaaaaatacagATATACAACTACTGCTTATTAGCGATaatgatatacatataaaagGTGTTATTAGTTTGAATAGAATTTTATCGAACATAATATCTGGTGCAGTAAACTATACAGACTTTGTAGAAAAGACTATGATTAAACAATATGTTAAAGTTAAGTATTCAGCATCTCTTGGATATTTATCACGGATTCTTGAAAAAGAACCGTATGCGGTAATTTTAGATGATGAACGCGATGATGCTTTTGTTGGAGTCATAAACCAATTtcatattttgaattttattactaaaaataatGGATACAACATCTAA